Proteins encoded within one genomic window of Meriones unguiculatus strain TT.TT164.6M chromosome 20, Bangor_MerUng_6.1, whole genome shotgun sequence:
- the Smlr1 gene encoding small leucine-rich protein 1, with protein MSSVLSIFLQELPGPFLVLGIFLPVSLLLFLLIAYFRIKLMEVDEEATQISDRQNKYGSSLHRRMRQR; from the exons ATGAGCTCAGTGCTCTCGATCTTCTTGCAGGAACTCCCCGGCCCATTCCTAGTCCTGGGGATCTTCCTGCCTGTGTCTTTGCTGCTTTTCCTTCTGATTGCCTACTTCAGGATCAAACTGATGGAGG TTGATGAAGAAGCAACCCAGATTTCCGATCGCCAGAACAAGTATGGTTCTTCCCTACATAGAAGAATGAGACAAAGATGA